A stretch of the Patescibacteria group bacterium genome encodes the following:
- the gap gene encoding type I glyceraldehyde-3-phosphate dehydrogenase has protein sequence MAYKLAINGFGRIGRNAFKIAWGNPDLEVVAINDLGDTKTLAHLLKHDSNYGLYHHQVGFDDKHLIVEGHKIPVTAETEPAKLPWKKLKVDVVIESTGRFTKRVDAEKHLKAGAKRVVISAPAKDEDVPTIVIGANEDELTAKDTIISNASCTTNCIAPVMAVLDDVFGVEKALMTTTHSYTATQRLQDAPAKDMREARNAAENIIPTTTGASKAAARALPQLKGKFDGMSVRVPTPVVSLSDITFVSKKNTSIEEVNQALMDAASSERFAGILTATDLELVSRDYLGNSYSAIVDLPLTNVVGGNLVKVVAWYDNEWGYSNRLVEQVVNVGKTIK, from the coding sequence ATGGCATATAAGCTCGCAATCAATGGATTTGGCCGAATTGGCCGAAATGCCTTTAAGATCGCCTGGGGTAACCCTGATCTTGAGGTAGTAGCAATTAATGACCTGGGTGATACCAAGACCTTGGCTCATCTGCTAAAGCATGACTCAAACTACGGCCTGTACCATCACCAGGTTGGTTTTGATGACAAGCACCTTATTGTTGAGGGTCACAAAATACCGGTTACGGCCGAAACCGAACCGGCAAAGCTGCCTTGGAAGAAGCTCAAAGTCGACGTGGTGATTGAAAGCACTGGGCGCTTTACCAAGCGCGTGGATGCCGAAAAACATCTTAAAGCCGGCGCCAAGCGGGTGGTGATTTCGGCTCCAGCCAAGGACGAGGATGTCCCAACCATTGTGATCGGCGCTAACGAAGATGAGCTGACCGCTAAAGACACCATCATCTCGAACGCCTCATGTACCACCAACTGTATTGCCCCGGTTATGGCGGTGCTGGACGATGTGTTCGGCGTCGAAAAGGCGCTGATGACCACCACTCACTCCTATACGGCAACTCAGAGGCTGCAGGATGCTCCAGCTAAGGATATGCGCGAGGCACGTAACGCCGCCGAAAACATTATTCCGACCACCACCGGTGCATCAAAGGCCGCTGCCAGAGCTTTACCGCAGTTAAAGGGTAAGTTTGATGGCATGAGCGTGCGCGTACCCACCCCGGTAGTGAGCCTCAGCGACATCACCTTTGTCAGTAAAAAGAACACCAGCATCGAAGAGGTTAATCAGGCGTTAATGGATGCTGCTAGTAGCGAGCGCTTCGCCGGCATTTTAACCGCTACTGATCTTGAGCTAGTGTCGCGTGACTATTTGGGTAACAGTTACTCGGCCATAGTCGACCTGCCACTCACCAACGTGGTTGGCGGCAACTTGGTTAAGGTGGTGGCTTGGTACGACAACGAGTGGGGATACTCCAATCGGCTGGTCGAACAGGTTGTTAATGTTGGGAAGACCATCAAATGA
- a CDS encoding RpiB/LacA/LacB family sugar-phosphate isomerase — MKVFIGSDHRGYELKNQIREHLVHKGYDVSVVGGEVKDDNDDYPPISYEVTSKLLGEDDGTARGVLVCGSGQGMAIAANRVRGIRAALAWSPAEVRAARNDDDANVLVLPADMLDVDTALAVVDVFFEQKFSGEERHQRRIDQIEELYG, encoded by the coding sequence ATGAAAGTCTTCATCGGATCGGACCATCGAGGCTATGAGCTAAAAAATCAAATTCGTGAACACTTGGTACACAAAGGTTATGACGTGTCGGTGGTAGGTGGCGAGGTCAAAGATGACAATGATGATTATCCGCCCATCTCCTACGAAGTAACTAGCAAGCTGTTGGGCGAGGATGATGGTACGGCGCGCGGTGTTTTGGTGTGTGGTAGCGGCCAGGGCATGGCAATCGCCGCCAACCGGGTACGTGGCATTCGCGCCGCGCTGGCTTGGAGTCCGGCCGAGGTTAGAGCCGCTCGGAATGATGACGACGCCAATGTTTTAGTGTTACCGGCCGATATGCTGGACGTTGATACTGCCCTGGCGGTGGTGGATGTATTCTTTGAGCAAAAGTTTAGCGGCGAGGAGCGCCATCAGCGTCGAATCGACCAAATCGAGGAGCTGTATGGCTAG
- a CDS encoding transketolase, giving the protein MKSLTVPQLEKQANQIRQDIIEMLVEAGSGHSAGSLGMADIFTALYFRIMNHDPKKPDWSERDRLILSNGHIVPVRYATMARAGYFPVKELKTLRKFGSRLQGHPERVRLPGLETTSGPLGSGLSAACGMALALKMDGAKQQRVYCLTGDGELDEGNIWEAIMFGAKYKLSNLTVIVDRNNIQIDGPTEKVMPLEDLAAKWESFGWHVIEIDGHSMQGIIDACNMAKAIENRPVVIIAHTIPGKDVDYMENDYHWHGNPPGLADMAGAPPKAQQAKVALHELRTLGGRIRGEHE; this is encoded by the coding sequence ATGAAATCACTAACGGTACCGCAACTCGAAAAGCAGGCCAATCAGATTCGCCAAGACATTATTGAGATGTTGGTCGAAGCTGGTAGCGGGCATTCGGCCGGTTCACTTGGGATGGCCGACATTTTTACGGCCCTATACTTTCGCATTATGAATCATGATCCAAAAAAACCAGACTGGTCGGAGCGCGATCGCTTAATTCTATCTAATGGCCACATTGTACCGGTACGCTACGCAACTATGGCTCGAGCCGGTTACTTTCCGGTTAAGGAGCTTAAGACTTTGCGCAAGTTTGGGTCGCGCCTGCAAGGTCACCCGGAGCGCGTCCGCCTGCCTGGCCTGGAGACTACAAGTGGTCCGCTTGGCTCAGGTCTGAGTGCCGCTTGTGGCATGGCGCTAGCTCTTAAAATGGATGGGGCTAAGCAACAGAGAGTGTACTGCTTAACCGGTGACGGCGAGCTGGATGAGGGCAATATCTGGGAGGCAATTATGTTTGGTGCCAAGTACAAGCTCAGTAATCTGACGGTGATTGTTGACCGTAACAACATCCAAATTGATGGCCCAACCGAAAAGGTGATGCCATTAGAGGATCTCGCCGCCAAGTGGGAGAGCTTTGGTTGGCATGTAATTGAGATTGATGGTCACAGCATGCAGGGAATTATAGATGCCTGCAACATGGCTAAGGCGATTGAAAATCGCCCGGTGGTAATTATTGCTCACACCATTCCTGGCAAGGACGTGGATTACATGGAAAATGATTACCATTGGCATGGTAACCCGCCCGGACTAGCCGATATGGCCGGAGCGCCCCCTAAGGCTCAGCAGGCCAAGGTGGCACTGCATGAGCTACGGACGCTTGGCGGCCGGATTCGAGGCGAGCATGAGTAA
- a CDS encoding transketolase family protein, translating to MSKEMHLDDKALTKDATREPIRAGFGRGLVKAGQLNSQVVALCADLTDSVKMGAFAKEFPDRFVEVGIAEQNLVTVGSGMSLMGKVPFVSSYAAFSPGRNWEQIRTTVCLNEANVKIVGSHAGLMTGPDGATHQMLEDIALMRVLPNMTVVVPCDSIEAEKATLAIAGHKGGAYLRLAREKTPVLTTADTPFALNKAQVFRPGKDVTIVACGVMVHQALAAAEALAKKGIEAEVINCPVIKPLDTITLLASIRKTGKVVTCEEGQINGGLGGAVAEMLGEHHPVAMRRVGMRDRFGESGTPDELLEHFELTAPHVAKTTNELIKNT from the coding sequence ATGAGTAAAGAAATGCATTTAGACGACAAGGCGCTTACCAAGGACGCTACGCGAGAGCCAATCCGCGCTGGTTTTGGGCGCGGCCTGGTTAAGGCCGGGCAGCTGAATAGCCAGGTTGTAGCCCTGTGCGCCGACCTCACCGATTCGGTGAAGATGGGGGCTTTTGCTAAGGAGTTTCCGGATCGCTTTGTTGAGGTTGGCATCGCCGAGCAAAACCTAGTTACGGTTGGTTCGGGCATGTCGTTGATGGGTAAGGTTCCATTTGTTTCTAGTTACGCCGCGTTTTCGCCCGGTCGCAACTGGGAGCAAATTCGTACAACCGTTTGCCTAAATGAAGCTAATGTTAAAATTGTTGGCTCGCATGCCGGTTTAATGACCGGTCCAGACGGCGCCACCCATCAAATGCTCGAAGACATCGCCTTAATGCGAGTATTGCCAAACATGACGGTGGTGGTGCCCTGCGACAGTATTGAGGCCGAGAAGGCTACCCTGGCAATTGCTGGCCATAAGGGTGGCGCTTACCTGCGTTTGGCTCGTGAAAAAACTCCGGTTTTGACTACGGCTGATACGCCGTTTGCCCTAAACAAGGCCCAAGTGTTCCGACCGGGTAAGGACGTTACAATTGTTGCTTGCGGCGTTATGGTTCATCAGGCGTTGGCGGCGGCTGAGGCGTTGGCCAAAAAGGGCATTGAGGCCGAGGTGATTAACTGCCCGGTAATTAAGCCCCTTGATACCATTACCCTGCTGGCCTCAATCCGCAAAACCGGTAAAGTTGTCACTTGCGAAGAGGGCCAGATCAACGGTGGCCTAGGCGGGGCCGTGGCCGAGATGCTGGGCGAACACCATCCAGTGGCGATGCGGCGGGTTGGTATGCGCGATCGTTTTGGTGAGTCTGGCACCCCAGATGAGCTGCTGGAGCACTTTGAGCTGACCGCGCCACATGTCGCGAAAACTACAAACGAACTCATCAAAAACACTTAG
- a CDS encoding fructose bisphosphate aldolase, translated as MQHEQLERIQHGKGFIAALDQSGGSTPKALENYGITEDAYSNEDEMFDLVHQMRSRIIQSPAFTGEHILGAILFKATMERQIDGLDTADFLWQSKQIVPFLKIDNGLAEEVDGVQLMKPMPELAQLLDRAKQKHIFGTKMRSVIKENNADGIARVVDQQFELARQIIAAGLVPIIEPEVDIHAADKDVIEAVLKSELKEGLDGLRDDELVMFKLTLPEEDDLYHEFTAHPKVIRVVALSGGYAAKEANERLSRNHDVIASFSRVLAEGLSVDQTDEEFDATLQATVDSVYEASLT; from the coding sequence ATGCAACATGAACAGCTAGAGCGAATTCAACATGGTAAGGGTTTTATTGCGGCGCTCGATCAGAGCGGCGGTAGCACCCCTAAAGCCTTAGAGAACTATGGCATTACAGAAGATGCCTATTCGAATGAAGATGAGATGTTTGATCTGGTTCACCAGATGCGTAGCCGGATTATTCAGAGTCCGGCCTTTACCGGGGAGCATATTTTGGGAGCCATTTTATTTAAAGCGACGATGGAGCGGCAAATAGATGGTCTCGATACAGCCGACTTTCTGTGGCAGAGTAAGCAGATCGTACCGTTCTTAAAGATTGATAACGGCTTGGCGGAAGAGGTAGACGGGGTTCAGCTTATGAAGCCAATGCCGGAGCTGGCACAGCTGCTTGATCGGGCTAAACAAAAGCACATCTTTGGCACAAAGATGCGATCGGTCATCAAAGAAAACAACGCTGACGGTATTGCTCGGGTGGTTGATCAACAGTTTGAGCTGGCCAGGCAGATAATTGCAGCCGGCTTAGTGCCGATTATTGAGCCAGAGGTCGATATTCATGCCGCCGACAAGGATGTGATCGAAGCGGTCCTCAAATCGGAGCTTAAAGAGGGCCTCGATGGCCTACGTGATGATGAGTTGGTTATGTTTAAGCTAACATTACCAGAGGAGGATGATCTCTACCATGAATTTACCGCTCATCCAAAGGTGATCCGGGTGGTGGCCTTGTCGGGTGGCTACGCCGCTAAGGAGGCAAATGAACGTCTTTCTCGCAACCACGATGTAATTGCCAGCTTCAGCCGCGTGCTCGCCGAAGGCTTATCGGTGGATCAGACAGATGAAGAGTTTGATGCCACGTTGCAAGCTACGGTTGATAGCGTTTACGAAGCTTCTTTGACTTAG
- a CDS encoding carbohydrate kinase family protein, with protein sequence MSTHNHIRIVSVGAASQDVFIMGKALHGKRDVRSHALVEQFPLGAKLELDRVVFDTGGGATNAAVTFARQGFSSSYAGKIGKDPAGAEVLRVLKREGVDTSHLRVDERLGTAYSTIMLSDTGERTILAYRGASARLKADDFYGSHIMEGDWMYISSLAGNMDLLKKLLQHAHKQRMKVAFNPGKGELANPKKLRSYLQGVEILMANKEEMQLVFGGERPVDTVLNAMPYCPYIVLTDGPAGSYVSDGQSIYFAGQYKRVKVVDRTGAGDAFCAGFVAAIARGDSVEDALTLGSANSTGVVQQIGAKTGILRTNRLKTMKVKRVSI encoded by the coding sequence ATGAGCACTCACAATCATATCCGCATAGTTTCGGTCGGGGCGGCCTCTCAGGATGTGTTTATTATGGGTAAGGCGCTTCATGGTAAGCGCGACGTACGATCTCATGCGCTGGTTGAACAGTTTCCGCTGGGTGCCAAGCTGGAGCTTGATAGGGTGGTTTTTGATACCGGGGGCGGGGCTACGAACGCGGCCGTAACCTTTGCCCGCCAGGGTTTTAGTAGTAGCTACGCCGGCAAGATTGGCAAGGACCCAGCCGGGGCAGAGGTATTGCGCGTACTTAAGCGCGAAGGTGTCGATACCTCTCATTTGCGGGTTGACGAGCGACTGGGCACGGCTTATTCGACCATTATGCTATCCGATACCGGTGAGCGAACCATATTAGCCTACCGCGGCGCTTCGGCTCGCTTAAAGGCCGATGATTTTTACGGCAGTCATATTATGGAGGGCGACTGGATGTATATCTCGTCGCTGGCGGGCAACATGGATCTGCTTAAAAAGCTGCTGCAGCACGCCCATAAGCAGAGGATGAAGGTAGCTTTTAATCCAGGTAAGGGAGAGCTAGCCAATCCCAAAAAGCTGCGAAGTTATTTGCAGGGTGTCGAAATTTTAATGGCCAATAAAGAAGAGATGCAGTTGGTGTTTGGGGGTGAGCGGCCGGTTGATACGGTTCTAAATGCCATGCCGTACTGCCCCTACATTGTGCTAACCGATGGCCCGGCGGGCAGTTATGTGTCTGACGGTCAAAGCATCTACTTTGCTGGTCAGTATAAGCGAGTTAAGGTGGTTGATCGCACCGGTGCCGGTGACGCTTTTTGTGCTGGCTTTGTTGCCGCAATTGCCCGGGGCGATTCGGTTGAGGATGCGCTAACGTTGGGTAGTGCAAACTCTACCGGGGTGGTACAGCAAATTGGCGCCAAGACCGGTATTCTGCGTACCAACCGGCTCAAGACGATGAAGGTTAAACGAGTCTCAATTTAA
- the uvrB gene encoding excinuclease ABC subunit UvrB yields MAKFELSSKYKPTGDQPQAIEALVKGLDRGDKEQTLLGVTGSGKTFTMANVVQKVQKPTLVLCHNKTLAAQLYGEFRQFFPNNAVQYFVSYYDYYQPEAYIPRSDTYIEKDSSINEEIDRLRHAATMSLLTREDVLIVASVSCIYGLGNVEDYTAMTVDVKVGEVRKRDKLLRLLTDIQYTRNDTAFTRGTFRVRGDTVEVFPVSDETAYRIEFFGDEVERIRRVDPLTGEVLTEPKQIKIFPGKHFVTPQQKLQHAIARINEELAGRVAELKANGQLLEAQRLEQRTRYDMEMLEQTGYVAGVENYSRYLTNREPGEQPATLLDYFPDDFLLFVDESHMTIPQVRGMFNGDRARKQTLVEYGFRLPSALDNRPLKFDEFERHVNQAVYVSATPADWEVERSSQVARQVIRPTGLLDPEIEVRPVEHQVDDLIAEIRATITKGQRVLVTTLTKRMAEDLTEYLQELNIKVTYLHSEVHTLDRVDILHDLRKGVYDVVVGINLLREGLDLPEVSLVAILDADKEGFLRSQSALIQTIGRAARHVEGRVIMYADNITRSMKVAIDTTQERRKIQTAYNDKHGITPAGIQKALSERMQAEEAAETDDIKKFNIDDIPKDERKHLLSELENQMKLAAENLQFEKAAALRDQIDEIKGAE; encoded by the coding sequence ATGGCAAAGTTTGAACTCTCCTCCAAGTACAAGCCAACCGGTGACCAGCCTCAGGCGATTGAGGCTCTGGTTAAGGGTCTGGATCGTGGCGACAAAGAGCAGACTTTGCTGGGTGTAACCGGCTCCGGTAAAACCTTTACGATGGCTAATGTGGTGCAAAAGGTGCAAAAGCCGACCCTGGTGCTGTGCCACAACAAGACGCTGGCGGCGCAGCTGTACGGTGAGTTCCGTCAGTTCTTCCCCAATAACGCGGTGCAGTACTTTGTGAGCTACTACGACTACTATCAGCCGGAGGCCTACATTCCGCGGAGCGATACATATATCGAAAAAGACAGCTCAATCAACGAGGAGATCGACCGCTTGCGTCACGCCGCCACCATGAGCTTGCTGACGCGCGAGGATGTGCTGATCGTGGCTTCGGTGAGCTGTATTTATGGCCTTGGCAACGTTGAGGATTACACCGCCATGACGGTCGACGTTAAGGTGGGCGAGGTGCGCAAGCGTGATAAGCTCCTACGGCTGCTAACCGATATTCAGTACACTCGCAACGACACCGCCTTTACTCGCGGCACCTTTAGGGTGCGTGGCGACACGGTCGAGGTCTTCCCGGTGAGTGATGAGACGGCTTACCGGATTGAGTTTTTTGGCGACGAGGTGGAGCGGATCCGCCGGGTTGATCCGTTGACCGGTGAGGTGCTGACCGAGCCCAAGCAAATCAAGATCTTCCCGGGCAAGCACTTTGTAACCCCGCAGCAAAAGCTGCAGCACGCGATTGCGCGTATTAATGAGGAGCTGGCCGGTCGGGTGGCTGAACTAAAGGCTAACGGTCAGTTGCTAGAGGCCCAGCGCTTGGAGCAGCGGACACGTTACGACATGGAGATGCTGGAGCAGACCGGGTATGTTGCAGGTGTCGAAAACTACTCGCGCTACCTAACCAACCGTGAGCCTGGCGAGCAGCCGGCCACCCTGCTTGATTACTTCCCGGATGACTTTTTACTGTTTGTGGATGAAAGCCATATGACCATTCCACAGGTTCGCGGCATGTTTAACGGCGATCGCGCCCGTAAGCAAACCTTGGTTGAGTACGGCTTTCGTTTGCCGAGCGCGCTCGATAACCGCCCGCTCAAGTTTGACGAGTTTGAGCGCCACGTAAACCAGGCGGTGTACGTCTCAGCTACTCCAGCCGACTGGGAGGTTGAGCGGTCCAGCCAAGTGGCCCGACAGGTGATTCGACCGACCGGCTTGCTGGACCCAGAGATTGAGGTGCGCCCGGTTGAACACCAGGTTGATGACCTAATTGCCGAAATTCGAGCGACCATTACCAAGGGCCAGCGGGTGTTGGTGACCACCCTAACCAAACGAATGGCCGAGGATCTGACCGAGTACCTGCAGGAGCTCAACATTAAGGTGACATACTTGCATTCAGAGGTGCACACGCTTGATCGGGTCGATATTCTGCACGACCTACGTAAAGGTGTGTATGACGTCGTGGTCGGTATTAACCTGCTGCGTGAGGGTCTTGACCTGCCGGAAGTAAGTTTAGTAGCCATTCTCGATGCCGACAAAGAGGGCTTTTTGCGTAGCCAGTCGGCGTTGATTCAGACCATTGGTCGGGCCGCCCGTCACGTTGAAGGTCGAGTTATTATGTATGCTGACAATATTACTAGGTCGATGAAGGTAGCAATTGATACTACCCAGGAGCGCCGCAAGATCCAAACCGCCTATAACGACAAACACGGTATCACCCCAGCCGGTATTCAAAAGGCACTGTCGGAGCGGATGCAGGCCGAGGAGGCGGCGGAAACCGACGACATTAAGAAGTTCAACATTGATGATATACCCAAGGATGAGCGCAAGCATTTACTAAGTGAGCTTGAGAATCAGATGAAGCTGGCGGCCGAGAATCTGCAGTTTGAGAAGGCCGCTGCCTTGCGCGATCAGATTGATGAGATCAAGGGCGCCGAGTGA
- the uvrA gene encoding excinuclease ABC subunit UvrA, with amino-acid sequence MQDKIVVRGAREHNLKDINVEIPRDKLVVITGLSGSGKSSLAFDTIYAEGQRRYVESLSAYARQFLGLMEKPDVDQIDGLSPAISIDQKSSSRNPRSTVGTVTEIYDYMRLLWARVGVPHCPICGKEVVRQTSGQIVEQIVKLPEGTRIMVLAPVVDDKKGEHRNVAADLKKAGFSRLRVDGRVIDIDDFPDLDKKRKHTIEAVVDRMVVEDESRQRMTDSVEQALALAEGIVNINQPDEDKTQSFSEHYACPVHREVSLPEVAPRNFSFNSPHGACPHCTGLGTKLEVDPELVIPNRRLTLAEGAIRPWSRTTARVTWYTRLLEGVAKEFGFSLDVPVSQMKPEDLKIILYGAGDQPLKMRGPGGRTYNTTYEGVIPNLERRYHETDSDFVRRDIGKYMAERECQVCHGKRLKPEILAVTIAGESIVDVTTRSINDAATFFNGLEMNERDAKISYQILKEIRARLSFLQDVGLTYLTLDRSANTLAGGEAQRIRLATQIGSSLMGVLYILDEPSIGLHQRDNDRLISTLVRLRDLGNTVIVVEHDEDTMRTADWLIDIGPRAGEHGGEVVSAGKPEDVINDPKSLTGAYLAGKKEIAVPAKRRKGSGKSLTIKGAREHNLKNIDIDIPLSKFVTVTGVSGSGKSSLINDILAKKLAQTFHRAGDVPGKHDEIEGTQNLDKVISVDQSPIGRTPRSNPATYTGVFGDIRDLFAATPEAKLRGYKAGRFSFNVKGGRCEVCRGDGIIKIEMHFLPDVYVTCEECKGRRYNREALDIHYKGKNISEVLDMTVEEALTFFENIPSVKRKIDTLFSVGLGYIRLGQPATTLSGGEAQRIKLATELARRSTGKTLYILDEPTTGLHFEDVNKLLEVLNALVDSGNTVLVIEHNLDIIKSSDWIIDMGPEGGDGGGTMIASGTPEKVAEVTGSHTGKYLKRILSDTRTTSAK; translated from the coding sequence ATGCAAGACAAGATCGTGGTACGGGGCGCACGTGAGCACAACCTCAAAGACATTAATGTTGAGATTCCACGCGACAAACTAGTAGTTATTACGGGGCTGTCTGGCTCCGGTAAATCGTCGCTCGCCTTCGATACCATTTACGCCGAGGGACAGCGTCGGTATGTCGAAAGCCTCAGCGCTTACGCTCGTCAGTTCCTGGGCTTAATGGAAAAGCCCGACGTCGATCAAATCGACGGCCTCAGCCCGGCAATTTCAATCGACCAAAAGTCGAGCAGCCGTAACCCTCGCTCAACCGTTGGTACGGTTACCGAGATTTACGATTACATGCGCCTGCTGTGGGCGCGCGTTGGTGTTCCGCACTGCCCAATTTGTGGTAAAGAAGTGGTGCGTCAGACCAGTGGCCAGATCGTGGAGCAGATCGTTAAGCTGCCCGAGGGTACTCGAATTATGGTCTTGGCCCCAGTGGTCGACGACAAAAAGGGTGAGCATCGTAATGTGGCTGCAGATCTTAAAAAGGCCGGCTTCTCACGTCTACGTGTGGACGGCCGCGTCATCGACATCGACGACTTCCCCGATCTCGACAAAAAGCGCAAGCACACCATCGAGGCGGTGGTGGACCGCATGGTGGTGGAGGACGAATCACGCCAGCGGATGACCGACTCAGTAGAGCAGGCGCTGGCTTTGGCCGAAGGCATCGTTAACATCAATCAGCCCGATGAGGACAAAACCCAGAGCTTTAGCGAGCACTACGCCTGCCCGGTTCATCGCGAGGTTAGTCTGCCCGAGGTGGCACCACGAAACTTTTCGTTTAACTCGCCCCACGGGGCCTGTCCGCATTGTACCGGCCTTGGCACCAAGCTAGAGGTCGACCCTGAGCTGGTGATCCCTAATCGGCGCCTAACTCTGGCCGAAGGGGCAATTCGCCCATGGTCGCGCACCACCGCGCGGGTAACCTGGTATACCCGATTGCTTGAAGGCGTGGCCAAAGAGTTTGGTTTTTCGCTAGACGTACCGGTTAGTCAGATGAAGCCAGAGGATTTAAAGATTATTTTGTACGGTGCCGGTGACCAGCCGCTAAAAATGCGCGGTCCGGGTGGACGAACCTACAACACTACCTACGAAGGCGTGATCCCTAATTTGGAGCGTCGTTATCATGAGACCGACTCTGACTTTGTGCGGCGCGATATCGGCAAGTACATGGCCGAGCGTGAATGCCAGGTCTGCCACGGCAAGCGCCTCAAGCCCGAGATTTTAGCGGTCACCATTGCTGGCGAGTCGATTGTGGACGTAACCACTCGCTCGATTAATGATGCCGCCACTTTCTTTAATGGTCTTGAAATGAATGAGCGTGATGCCAAAATTTCTTACCAAATTCTTAAAGAGATTAGGGCGCGTTTAAGCTTTTTGCAAGATGTTGGTCTGACCTACCTCACCTTGGACCGGAGCGCTAACACCCTGGCCGGAGGCGAGGCTCAGCGTATTCGTTTAGCGACCCAAATTGGGTCAAGCCTAATGGGTGTGCTCTACATTTTGGATGAACCGTCGATCGGTCTGCATCAGCGCGACAACGATCGCTTGATCTCAACCCTGGTACGCCTGCGTGACCTGGGTAACACCGTAATCGTGGTAGAGCATGACGAAGACACCATGCGCACCGCCGACTGGTTGATTGATATCGGACCCCGCGCTGGTGAGCACGGTGGCGAGGTGGTCAGCGCCGGTAAGCCCGAGGACGTAATTAATGATCCTAAAAGTCTAACCGGAGCTTATTTAGCCGGTAAAAAAGAGATTGCGGTGCCGGCTAAGCGCCGTAAAGGCAGCGGTAAGTCGCTGACGATTAAGGGCGCCCGTGAGCATAATCTTAAAAACATTGATATTGATATTCCACTTAGTAAGTTCGTGACCGTCACGGGAGTGTCCGGCAGCGGTAAGTCCAGCTTAATTAACGACATTCTGGCTAAAAAGCTGGCTCAAACCTTCCACCGGGCTGGTGATGTGCCGGGTAAGCATGATGAAATTGAGGGCACTCAAAATCTCGACAAGGTGATTAGCGTCGATCAGTCACCAATTGGGCGAACACCCCGCTCCAACCCCGCCACCTATACTGGCGTGTTTGGCGATATTCGAGACCTGTTTGCGGCTACGCCCGAGGCCAAGCTGCGTGGCTACAAGGCCGGGCGATTCAGCTTTAACGTTAAGGGTGGGCGCTGTGAGGTGTGTCGAGGTGACGGTATCATCAAGATCGAGATGCATTTTCTGCCCGACGTGTACGTGACCTGCGAGGAGTGTAAGGGTCGGCGCTACAACCGTGAGGCGCTCGATATTCACTACAAGGGCAAGAACATCAGCGAGGTGCTTGATATGACTGTGGAGGAGGCGCTGACCTTCTTTGAAAACATTCCATCGGTTAAGCGCAAGATCGACACGCTGTTTAGCGTTGGCTTGGGTTACATTCGCTTAGGTCAACCGGCCACCACGCTGTCTGGCGGTGAGGCCCAGCGCATTAAGCTGGCCACCGAGCTGGCGCGGCGTAGCACCGGCAAGACGCTCTACATCCTAGACGAGCCAACCACCGGATTGCACTTTGAGGATGTTAATAAGCTTCTCGAGGTACTTAACGCCCTGGTCGACAGCGGTAACACCGTTCTAGTTATTGAACACAACCTCGACATCATTAAGAGCTCCGATTGGATTATCGATATGGGCCCCGAAGGCGGCGATGGAGGTGGTACTATGATTGCAAGCGGTACGCCCGAAAAGGTGGCCGAGGTAACCGGCTCTCACACCGGTAAATATCTAAAGAGGATCTTAAGTGACACCCGAACAACGTCAGCCAAGTGA